A genomic window from Triticum urartu cultivar G1812 chromosome 7, Tu2.1, whole genome shotgun sequence includes:
- the LOC125521774 gene encoding two-component response regulator ORR22-like has translation MLLADMMMEARKGLMERERDQFPVGMRVLAVDDDPVCLKVLEVLLRRCQYHVTTTNQAATALRLLRENKDMFDLVISDVHMPDMDGFKLLELVGLEMDLPVIMLSVNGETKSVLKGITHGACDYLLKPVRIEELRNVWQHVVRRKFCNREPNNLDFCKDSYHRLGQAICDSHRSSDQSNRASRKRKELHSEEEDEGEDNDDAAASKKPRVVWSVELHRKFVAAVNQLGIDKAVPKRILELMNVEKLTRENVASHLQKYRLYLRRLSAVASQQASIAAAFGGRDPFLHMGAFEGLHSYHQPFAPSSGLPSFNPHGLLSGAGAAAFGLQDFVPSKAIQCDSSNGAISHCAGDTIKFNIVSSQDNQQADLTQGLTASSSLGQRWIHQETNDLCSVFSRGALASTMSSTFQRITSSSLPPEDLLECTPHIKVGAHPSIGIQTASSGLLERSQQGALPIGDGFSIDKLPLHVSFDGAVATKPDASFAAEEQDMDQKGIFSERMTVGVCPSESLIAANNARCGASSSGSTLLLPHDTERHSKYLQFGVASNSRHRMDGMRQDQRLNSGGFSYDGGAIVPEH, from the exons ATGCTTTTGGCCGACATGATGATGGAGGCCAGGAAGGGGTTgatggagagggagagggacCAGTTCCCCGTCGGCATGCGGGTCCTCGCCGTCGACGATGACCCCGTGTGCCTCAAGGTTCTGGAGGTCCTCCTACGCCGCTGCCAGTATCATG TAACAACCACCAACCAAGCTGCTACTGCACTGAGGCTGTTAAGGGAGAACAAGGACATGTTTGATCTGGTGATCAGTGACGTCCACATGCCCGACATGGACGGCTTCAAGCTCCTCGAGCTCGTCGGGCTCGAAATGGACCTCCCCGTCATCA TGTTATCGGTGAACGGAGAGACTAAATCTGTGCTCAAGGGGATAACTCATGGTGCCTGTGACTATCTCCTAAAACCCGTTCGCATCGAAGAGCTCCGGAACGTGTGGCAGCACGTTGTGAGGAGAAAATTCTGCAACCGTGAGCCGAACAATCTTGATTTCTGCAAGGACTCATACCACCGGCTCGGCCAGGCGATCTGTGACAGCCACAGGTCGTCTGACCAGAGCAACAGGGCCAGCAGGAAGAGGAAGGAACTGCAcagcgaggaggaagacgaaggCGAGGACAACGACGACGCCGCGGCGTCGAAGAAGCCGAGGGTGGTGTGGTCAGTGGAGCTGCACCGGAAGTTCGTCGCTGCCGTCAACCAGCTCGGGATCGACA AGGCTGTACCTAAAAGAATACTCGAGCTTATGAACGTGGAGAAGCTCACCAGGGAAAATGTTGCGAGTCATCTGCAG AAGTACAGGCTATACCTCAGACGGCTAAGTGCTGTGGCATCACAACAAGCCAGCATTGCTGCTGCCTTTGGAGGCAGAGACCCCTTTCTGCACATGGGAGCATTTGAAGGACTTCATAGTTATCATCAACCTTTTGCCCCTTCTTCTGGTCTTCCATCTTTCAATCCACATGGACTGCTGAGTGGTGCTGGTGCAGCAGCATTTGGGCTTCAGGACTTTGTTCCTTCCAAGGCAATTCAGTGTGATAGCAGCAATGGTGCAATAAGTCATTGCGCCGGCGATACAATCAAATTTAACATTGTGAGCTCACAAGACAACCAACAGGCAGATCTAACGCAAGGCTTGACCGCATCGTCGTCACTTGGGCAGAGGTGGATCCATCAAGAAACCAATGATCTGTGCTCTGTCTTTTCCAGGGGTGCTCTGGCCAGCACTATGTCTAGCACATTCCAGAGAATTACAAGCAGTTCACTACCACCAGAAGATCTTTTGGAGTGCACTCCACATATCAAAGTTGGAGCCCATCCATCTATAGGAATACAAACTGCAAGTTCAGGGCTGCTTGAAAGGTCTCAGCAGGGTGCTCTTCCAATTGGTGATGGATTTTCTATTGACAAGTTACCGTTGCACGTCTCGTTCGATGGCGCTGTCGCGACAAAACCGGATGCTAGCTTTGCCGCTGAAGAACAAGACATGGACCAAAAGGGGATATTTTCAGAAAGAATGACTGTTGGTGTTTGCCCTTCTGAGAGCCTCATAGCAGCCAACAATGCCAGATGTGGAGCCAGTTCTTCTGGTAGTACACTGCTGCTCCCTCATGATACGGAGCGACATTCGAAATACTTGCAGTTTGGAGTTGCAAGCAACTCTAGACATAGAATGGATGGAATGAGACAAGACCAAAGACTGAACAGTGGAGGTTTTAGCTATGATGGTGGTGCCATTGTGCCTGAACATTAA